The Deltaproteobacteria bacterium GWA2_45_12 genome contains the following window.
GGATAGAATACTGCATGAGTCCAGAATTAAAGGCCGCCCGCGCCGGATTTTTTGGATCGATGATCAAGTTGGGAGATAAAATAACTCCCTTTTCGGCCAGCCAGCTCTCTAAACCTGTGGTAATACGCGTTGTTGAAAGATCGGGGGCCACATCGATTTTGCTTACAAGCAAAACAACGGGAACGCCTTTTTCTAAAAGGATGTCCCATTGCTTGGTCAAATTTTCTGTAACATTGCGCGGGTCTAAAACAAGCAATCCGTCCAAGACCTGATTTTTTAAATCGAGGGATTCAAACGCATAGGGAATCGTTTCAATCTGCTTGGCCAACACCTGCTTTAGAATATTAAAAGAACCCTGGGTTGAAACCATGTCGGAAACCACCCCCATCTTTGGAATTTGTTGGGTGGTTAATTTCATCAAAAGAGAGGTCAGGTCGTACTCCAGATTTCCCAGATTATTGATCACCGGCAGCACTTCTTTTTTATCCTCATAAAAAAGGACCAACCCCAGATAAATTTTACGAACCTCGGCCTTGTCTTGTTCCACCACATTTAATTGCAGGGGAGGAACGCCGGCCACCATGGCTTCCTGTTCGTTTTGGGGGGAATCTTCAGGGACAATAATATCAAGGCTTAATTTTCCCTTTGAATGCAAACGGTATTCCTGAAGCATGTTGACAATATCCGCCTCGATATTTTGAAGATAGGGGGGCACTTCCTTGGTCATGTAAAGTTTGAGCCGGATTGGATCGTCCAGACTTTGCAGCACCTTTTTGGTGGAATCAGCCAGGGTAAATTCTTTGTTACGGGTTAAATCAAAACGAATAAAATGACGAAAAGAAAAATAATTGGCCACAAGCAAAATAGCCGCCACCAAAAAAGCGACAAGGATAATTTGGGTTTTTATTTTGAAACGATTCATTTTATTTATCCCACCCTCGCGATTCCAGACTTAAAACATTCAGATAAAGAAAAAATCCAGTCACGCTTATATAATAAAAAAGGTCGCGCGAATCCAAGACACCGCGCGAAATACTTTCAAAATGGTTGCTTAAACTGGCCCCCAAAAACCAGGGCACCAAAAATTGGGGCGCGGCATTCACCACAAGACTTTCCCCCAATAAATGGAGCACAAAAAGAACCAAAAACGAAAGGATGAAGGCAACGATCGAATTTTGGGTGAGCGAGGACAAATACAAACCAACAGCAATGGAAGCCGCGGCCAACAAAACAAGCCCCACATACCCACAAAACACAGGCCCCAAATCAAGATCTCCCAAAAACCACACCGTTCCTACAAGGGGTAAAGTAAAAATAAGGGCCACCATGACAAAATAAAGACAGGACAAAAATTTGCCCATCACGGCCTGAAAATCAGTCACGGGCAGGGTCAATAATAATTCAAAAGTGCCTGATTTTTTTTCTTCTGCCCATTTACCCATGGTTACTGCGGGCAAAAACACCACGAAAATAACCGGAATCCAGCTAAAAAAAACTCTTAAACTGGCCTGATTCTGTATAAAAAAACTGGAGAAAAAAACCCAAAAAACCAAAACCAGAAAGACCGTTAAAAAAACATAGGCAATGGGGGAATAAAAAAATTCCCTGAATTCTTTTTTGGCAATGGTGAATAAGATCATGGTTATGTATTGCGGTCCCTGAGCGGAGTCGAAGGGCACCTCGACTCCGCTCGGTGACCAGCCAAGTGTGCGCCCCTACCTGGTCAATTTTTTAAACACGTCTTCCAAAGACAATTTTACACGACTTAGTTCTAACAAAACCCAACCAGAAGCCACAGCGAGTTTAAACAATTCTTCACGTCGGTCCTGAGATGATCCAAAACTGGCCTCGATGGTAATTTCATTTTCTTTCTGGGCTATCACAGTCATTTTTTCAAAACCATTCAAAGACCCCAATAATGGTGGGGCGTATTGTGCCAAAGGCATCCCGTCGCGAGACAATTCATTTATCTTCAAAGTTAACAAATAAACCTCTCCGCCTTGGGCCTTGGTCACAAGCTCGGCAGGGGTTCCCTGTCCCACAATTTTTCCTTCATTAATAATAATGACTCGCTCACACACCTGCTCCACTTCAGACAAAATATGGGTTGAAAGCAGAACAGTGCGATCACGCCCGATGTGGCGTATGAGTTCGCGAAT
Protein-coding sequences here:
- a CDS encoding ABC transporter, with translation MILFTIAKKEFREFFYSPIAYVFLTVFLVLVFWVFFSSFFIQNQASLRVFFSWIPVIFVVFLPAVTMGKWAEEKKSGTFELLLTLPVTDFQAVMGKFLSCLYFVMVALIFTLPLVGTVWFLGDLDLGPVFCGYVGLVLLAAASIAVGLYLSSLTQNSIVAFILSFLVLFVLHLLGESLVVNAAPQFLVPWFLGASLSNHFESISRGVLDSRDLFYYISVTGFFLYLNVLSLESRGWDK